Proteins from one Suncus etruscus isolate mSunEtr1 chromosome 3, mSunEtr1.pri.cur, whole genome shotgun sequence genomic window:
- the GPR68 gene encoding ovarian cancer G-protein coupled receptor 1 encodes MGNTSTDNISLLNCSIDHAIHQTLAPVVYVAVLLVGFPANCLALYFGYLQIKARNELGVYLCNLTLADLCYICSLPFWLQYVLQHDNWSYSELSCQLCGILLYENIYISVAFLCCISIDRYLAVAHPFRFHQVRTLKAALAISVAIWAKELLVSMYFLQYPEVVEEHHSHHRLCFEHYPLLPWQRAFNYYRFLVGFLFPLGLLAAAYQGILRAVRRSHGTQQSRKAQIQRLVLSTVVIFLVCFLPYHVLLLVRSIWEWGCDFARRVFNAYHFALLLTSLNCVADPVLYCFVSETTHRDLARLRGACRALLPCARTPRTREAYPLGTPDVSGRSEEPELLAKVPLAFQTPNSATAGAAAAAGMA; translated from the coding sequence ATGGGTAACACCAGCACCGACAACATCTCTCTGCTCAACTGCAGCATCGACCACGCCATCCACCAGACGCTGGCGCCCGTGGTCTATGTGGCTGTGCTGCTGGTGGGCTTCCCGGCCAACTGCCTGGCGCTCTACTTCGGCTACCTGCAGATCAAGGCGCGCAACGAGCTGGGTGTATACCTGTGCAACCTCACGCTGGCCGATCTGTGCTACATCTGCTCACTGCCCTTCTGGCTGCAGTATGTGCTGCAGCATGACAACTGGTCCTACAGTGAGCTGTCGTGCCAGCTGTGCGGCATCCTGCTCTACGAGAACATCTACATCAGCGTGGCCTTCCTCTGCTGCATCTCCATCGACCGTTATCTGGCCGTGGCGCATCCCTTTCGCTTCCACCAGGTGCGCACGCTCAAGGCCGCCTTGGCCATCAGCGTGGCCATCTGGGCCAAGGAGCTGCTGGTGAGCATGTATTTCCTGCAGTACCCCGAGGTGGTGGAGGAGCACCACAGCCACCACCGCCTGTGCTTCGAGCACTACCCGCTGCTGCCCTGGCAGCGCGCCTTCAACTACTACCGCTTCCTCGTGGGCTTCCTCTTCCCACTGGGCCTGCTGGCCGCTGCCTACCAGGGCATCCTGCGGGCCGTGCGTCGCAGCCACGGCACACAGCAGAGCCGCAAGGCCCAGATCCAGCGGCTGGTGCTCAGCACCGTGGTCATCTTCCTGGTCTGCTTCCTGCCCTATCACGTGCTGCTGCTCGTCCGCAGCATCTGGGAATGGGGCTGTGACTTTGCACGCCGCGTCTTCAACGCTTACCACTTCGCCCTGCTGCTCACCAGCCTCAACTGCGTGGCCGACCCGGTGCTCTATTGCTTTGTCAGTGAGACCACACACCGTGACCTGGCGCGCCTCCGTGGGGCCTGCAGGGCGCTGCTACCCTGTGCCCGGACCCCCCGGACCCGGGAAGCCTACCCGCTGGGCACTCCCGACGTCTCCGGCCGAAGCGAGGAACCTGAACTCTTGGCTAAGGTCCCCTTGGCCTTCCAGACCCCGAACTCGGCCACAGCAGGAGCAGCAGCTGCTGCGGGAATGGCTTAG